The following proteins come from a genomic window of Maylandia zebra isolate NMK-2024a linkage group LG22, Mzebra_GT3a, whole genome shotgun sequence:
- the LOC101484959 gene encoding ankyrin repeat and IBR domain-containing protein 1 isoform X1: protein MGNTATKFRKSLVNGDEALAWQLYEGNPQFRDGLDPNASYGEQYQHNTPMHYVCRHAMTRLLRSFLFSKEGNPNKRNVHNETCLHVLCQGPQILLLPEGALSPRLARPQRDEQRRADCLQMILNWTGARLEGGQYEKANVNATDNHHSTCLHYAAAAGMKSCVELLIQSEADLFVEDEDKLTPCDHAERHHHTELALSLESQMVFSSSSAQQSHTDAHGETNLLQYKEPYEGLKIQDLRRLKDMLIVETADMLQAPLFTAEALLRAHDWDREKLLEAWMSDAEGCCQRSGVTMPTPPPSGYNAWDTLPSPRTPRTPRSPLTLTLTSTTDSCLTPGEEGLAMCGICLCSISVFEDPVDMSCGHEFCRACWEGFLNVKIQEGDAHNIFCPAYECYQLVPVHVIESVVSREMDQRYLQFDIKAFVENNPSIRWCPAARCERAVRLTRPGPGDTDPSSFPLLPSPAVDCGKGHLFCWECLGEAHEPCDCQMWRNWLQKVTEMKPEELAGVSEAYEDAANCLWLLTNSKPCANCKSPIQKNEGCNHMQCAKCKYDFCWICLEEWKKHSSSTGGYYRCTRYEVIQQLEEQSKEMTVEAEKKHKSFQELDRFMHYYTRFKNHEHSYKLEQKLLKTAKEKMEQLSRAFISREGTPPDTRFIEDGVTELLKTRRVLKCSYPYGFFLQQGSTQKEIFELMQTDLEMVVEDLAQKVNRPYLRTPCHKIISAARLVQQKRQEFLASVARGVAPNDSPEPPRRNYPGGSWDWEYLGFASPEMGSRHSVLGADQRERQSQDYADIQYRRRHRPRRRGDMLSLHSLRSSSNTPETSRRSDNTVCSSRSTQSHRSLGSICNQATHSSLCFNVTFRVSEGTERGEGRRRALGSLDEDDPNILLAIQLSLQESRRERGLEGGMEGRVDQERRAAPAGDLVDAVLHSLNTEGPPGARGSSFPASILDPPHPPNRTDSTSQPCVSSSLPLPPPPPSLSAELLELGDSLMKLGSITTPYDLDTNTQEQLSSHHTYIHSTHAAPYTTEPACSNPSSHRQDQSALTAPYVLDHITITDPRYDSKEQTSCHLSAYLAKAEHAASCLPAPNPAHPSSYSREHAATYNSNPKPDSSYNPCPEHSSSYTAERPAAYAVERPPKSDPQPPTQLCLPSPELEPELLLSPVIPPGGPFTPSDPQSLEPLDPTASAQLLDNIMAWFNNNINPQNNPQSLALIPSPPTTETDSSPDTHTETESQTSAPIRQPLEGESEVGRGSATGPPGAEGVKTSRPSTLELEKRDAGEEGVDAGCVADLSLDEAHTHPHSHSQHGNSPAHTAPAMERDSDLVLQLEEDRSPEEWTEQEHLV, encoded by the exons ATGGGAAACACAGCCACCAAGTTCCGCAAGTCCCTTGTGAACGGTGACGAGGCCCTGGCCTGGCAGCTGTACGAGGGCAACCCTCAGTTCAGGGATGGTCTGGACCCAAACGCATCGTATGGAGAGCAGTACCAGCACAACACACCCATGCACTATGTGTGCCGCCACGCCATGACACGTCTGCTCAG GTCCTTCCTGTTCAGCAAAGAAGGAAACCCCAACAAGCGCAATGTGCACAATGAGACTTGCCTGCATGTGCTGTGCCAAGGCCCACAGATCCTGCTGCTGCCAGAGGGAGCGCTGTCACCACGACTGGCCAGACCACAGAGGGACGAGCAGCGCCGTGCAGACTGCCTGCAG ATGATCCTGAACTGGACTGGGGCCAGGCTAGAGGGAGGCCAGTACGAGAAAGCTAATGTTAACGCCACCGACAACCACCACAGCACCTGTCTGCACTATGCTGCCGCTGCAGGCATGAAGAGCTGTGTGGAG CTGCTGATCCAGAGTGAGGCGGACCTTTTTGTGGAGGACGAAGACAAGCTGACGCCATGCGATCACGCCGAGCGGCACCACCACACCGAGCTGGCCCTCAGCCTGGAGTCGCAGATggttttctcctcctcttcagctcagcagtcacacacagacgcacacggTGAAACCAACCTGCTGCAGTACAAGGAG CCTTACGAGGGGTTGAAGATTCAGGATCTGCgcaggctgaaggacatgtTGATTGTAGAGACAGCCGACATGCTGCAAGCCCCCCTCTTCACTGCAGAGGCCCTGCTTCGAGCACATG ACTGGGACAGAGAAAAGCTTCTGGAAGCCTGGATGTCCGACGCTGAGGGCTGCTGCCAGCGCTCTGGTGTCACCATGCCGACCCCACCGCCTAGCGGGTACAACGCCTGGGACACCCTGCCCTCCCCCCGCACTCCTAGGACCCCACGCTCTCCCCTCACTCTCACTCTCACTTCTACCACCGACAGCTGCCTCACGCCTGGAGAGGAGGGCCTGGCCATG TGTGGAATCTGTCTCTGCTCCATCTCAGTCTTTGAGGACCCAGTGGACATGTCCTGTGGCCACGAGTTCTGCAGAGCCTGCTGGGAAGG GTTCCTCAATGTAAAGATTCAGGAGGGAGATGCTCATAATATCTTCTGTCCAGCATATGAGTGCTACCAGCTTGTGCCTGTGCATGTGATAGAGAGCGTTGTTTCCAGAGAGATGGACCAGCGCTATCTGCAGTTTGACATCAAG GCATTTGTGGAGaacaatccatccatccgttgGTGTCCTGCAGCTCGTTGCGAGCGGGCGGTGAGGCTGACCCGACCGGGCCCGGGGGACACTGACCCATCAAGCTTCCCCCTTctgccctcacctgctgttgATTGTGGAAAGGGTCACCTCTTCTGCTG GGAGTGCCTTGGCGAGGCCCACGAGCCATGTGATTGTCAGATGTGGAGGAACTGGCTCCAGAAAGTCACAGAGATGAAGCCTGAAGAGT TGGCAGGTGTGAGCGAGGCCTATGAGGATGCTGCTAACTGCCTGTGGCTGCTGACCAACTCCAAACCGTGTGCCAACTGCAAGTCTCCCATTCAGAAGAATGAGGGCTGCAACCACATGCAGTGTGCTAAG TGTAAGTATGACTTCTGTTGGATCTGTCTGGAGGAGTGGAAGAAACACAGCTCATCAACAGGTGGCTACTATCGCTGTACTCGCTATGAGGTCATCCAGCAACTTGAAGAGCAGTCCAAAGAGATGACTGTAGAG gcAGAAAAGAAGCACAAAAGTTTCCAGGAGCTGGACCGTTTCATGCACTACTACACTCGCTTCAAGAACCATGAACACAGTTACAAG ttggAACAAAAGCTGCTAAAAACGGCTAAAGAGAAGATGGAGCAGCTGAGCAGGGCCTTCATTAGCC GTGAAGGCACTCCCCCAGACACACGCTTCATTGAGGACGGCGTGACTGAGCTGCTGAAGACGCGGCGCGTGCTGAAGTGCTCTTACCCATACGGCTTCTTCCTCCAGCAAGGCAGCACCCAGAAAGAGATATTTGAACTCATGCAG ACTGACTTAGAGATGGTCGTAGAGGATCTGGCCCAGAAGGTCAACCGTCCGTACCTGAGGACGCCGTGCCATAAGATCATCAGCGCGGCCCGCCTGGTGCAGCAGAAGAGGCAGGAGTTCTTGGCATCAGTGGCCCGTGGCGTCGCTCCCAATGACTCTCCAGAGCCTCCTCGCAGGAA TTACCCTGGAGGATCGTGGGATTGGGAGTACCTTGGCTTTGCTTCTCCTGAG ATGGGAAGTCGGCACTCCGTACTGGGAGCAgatcagagagagagacagtcgCAG GATTATGCTGACATCCAGTACCGTCGCAGACACAGACCACGGCGCAGAGGAGACATGCTGAGTTTGCACAGCCTTAGAAGCAGCAGTAACACACCAGAGACCAGCAGGAGGAGTGACAACACAG TCTGTTCCAGTCGAAGCACCCAGAGCCATCGATCACTGGGATCAATTTGTAATCAAGCCACGCACAGCAGTCTGTGCTTTAATGTGACATTTCGTGTTTCAGAAGGCACGGAGAGGGGCGAGGGTCGCAGGAGAGCGCTCGGCTCGCTCGACGAAGACGATCCCAACATCCTTCTGGCCATCCAGCTGTCGCTGCAGGAGTCGCGCCGAGAACGAGGACTggagggagggatggagggGAGGGTGGATCAGGAGAGAAGAGCGGCTCCAGCGGGAGACCTGGTCGATGCTGTTTTACACTCTCTCAACACAGAGGGTCCTCCAGGAGCCAGAGGCTCATCCTTCCCCGCGTCCATCCTGGATCCTCCTCACCCGCCTAACAGGACAGACTCCACCTCCCAGCCTTGTGTATCCAGctccctccccctccctccgcctcctccctccctcagcgcagagctgctggagctgggAGACAGCCTTATGAAACTGGGGAGCATAACCACTCCTTACGACCTGGACACAAACACGCAGGAGCAGCTCAGCTCACaccacacatacatacacagtaCACATGCTGCTCCTTACACCACTGAACCTGCCTGCAGCAACCCCAGCAGCCACAGACAGGATCAGAGTGCACTGACTGCCCCATATGTGCTCGATCATATCACCATCACAGACCCTCGTTATGACAGCAAAGAGCAGACTTCCTGCCATTTGAGTGCATATTTAGCCAAGGCTGAGCACGCCGCCTCCTGCCTCCCCGCTCCAAACCCCGCACATCCTAGTTCCTATAGCCGGGAACATGCAGCCACGTACAACAGCAACCCTAAACCAGACAGCTCCTACAACCCCTGCCCCGAACACAGCAGCTCTTACACCGCAGAGCGCCCCGCTGCCTACGCCGTCGAACGTCCCCCTAAATCAGACCCCCAGCCCCCTACCCAGTTGTGCCTCCCATCTCCAGAGCTTGAGCCAGAGCTGCTGCTCTCACCAGTGATTCCCCCAGGGGGCCCTTTCACCCCCAGTGACCCTCAGAGCCTGGAGCCCTTGGACCCCACAGCCAGCGCTCAGCTGCTGGATAACATCATGGCCTGGTTTAACAACAACATAAACCCCCAGAATAACCCGCAGAGCCTGGCTCTCATCCCCTCCCCGCCCACCACAGAGACAGACTCCTCTCCCGACACACACACCGAGACTGAGAGCCAGACCTCCGCCCCCATCCGGCAGCCCCTGGAGGGCGAGTCGGAAGTAGGCAGAGGGTCGGCGACCGGCCCACCGGGAGCCGAGGGCGTGAAGACGTCGAGGCCGAGCACTCTGGAGCTGGAAAAAAGAGACGCTGGAGAAGAGGGTGTGGATGCAGGGTGTGTGGCTGACCTGTCGCTGGACGAAGCGCACACACACCCGCATTCACACTCCCAACATGGAAACAGTCCCGCACACACTGCCCCGGCAATGGAGAGAGACTCAGACCTCGTCCTTCAGTTAGAGGAGGACCGGTCACCTGAAGAGTGGACGGAGCAGGAACACCTAGTGTGA
- the LOC101484959 gene encoding ankyrin repeat and IBR domain-containing protein 1 isoform X2: protein MGNTATKFRKSLVNGDEALAWQLYEGNPQFRDGLDPNASYGEQYQHNTPMHYVCRHAMTRLLRSFLFSKEGNPNKRNVHNETCLHVLCQGPQILLLPEGALSPRLARPQRDEQRRADCLQMILNWTGARLEGGQYEKANVNATDNHHSTCLHYAAAAGMKSCVELLIQSEADLFVEDEDKLTPCDHAERHHHTELALSLESQMVFSSSSAQQSHTDAHGETNLLQYKEPYEGLKIQDLRRLKDMLIVETADMLQAPLFTAEALLRAHDWDREKLLEAWMSDAEGCCQRSGVTMPTPPPSGYNAWDTLPSPRTPRTPRSPLTLTLTSTTDSCLTPGEEGLAMCGICLCSISVFEDPVDMSCGHEFCRACWEGFLNVKIQEGDAHNIFCPAYECYQLVPVHVIESVVSREMDQRYLQFDIKAFVENNPSIRWCPAARCERAVRLTRPGPGDTDPSSFPLLPSPAVDCGKGHLFCWECLGEAHEPCDCQMWRNWLQKVTEMKPEELAGVSEAYEDAANCLWLLTNSKPCANCKSPIQKNEGCNHMQCAKCKYDFCWICLEEWKKHSSSTGGYYRCTRYEVIQQLEEQSKEMTVEAEKKHKSFQELDRFMHYYTRFKNHEHSYKLEQKLLKTAKEKMEQLSRAFISREGTPPDTRFIEDGVTELLKTRRVLKCSYPYGFFLQQGSTQKEIFELMQTDLEMVVEDLAQKVNRPYLRTPCHKIISAARLVQQKRQEFLASVARGVAPNDSPEPPRRNYPGGSWDWEYLGFASPEDYADIQYRRRHRPRRRGDMLSLHSLRSSSNTPETSRRSDNTVCSSRSTQSHRSLGSICNQATHSSLCFNVTFRVSEGTERGEGRRRALGSLDEDDPNILLAIQLSLQESRRERGLEGGMEGRVDQERRAAPAGDLVDAVLHSLNTEGPPGARGSSFPASILDPPHPPNRTDSTSQPCVSSSLPLPPPPPSLSAELLELGDSLMKLGSITTPYDLDTNTQEQLSSHHTYIHSTHAAPYTTEPACSNPSSHRQDQSALTAPYVLDHITITDPRYDSKEQTSCHLSAYLAKAEHAASCLPAPNPAHPSSYSREHAATYNSNPKPDSSYNPCPEHSSSYTAERPAAYAVERPPKSDPQPPTQLCLPSPELEPELLLSPVIPPGGPFTPSDPQSLEPLDPTASAQLLDNIMAWFNNNINPQNNPQSLALIPSPPTTETDSSPDTHTETESQTSAPIRQPLEGESEVGRGSATGPPGAEGVKTSRPSTLELEKRDAGEEGVDAGCVADLSLDEAHTHPHSHSQHGNSPAHTAPAMERDSDLVLQLEEDRSPEEWTEQEHLV, encoded by the exons ATGGGAAACACAGCCACCAAGTTCCGCAAGTCCCTTGTGAACGGTGACGAGGCCCTGGCCTGGCAGCTGTACGAGGGCAACCCTCAGTTCAGGGATGGTCTGGACCCAAACGCATCGTATGGAGAGCAGTACCAGCACAACACACCCATGCACTATGTGTGCCGCCACGCCATGACACGTCTGCTCAG GTCCTTCCTGTTCAGCAAAGAAGGAAACCCCAACAAGCGCAATGTGCACAATGAGACTTGCCTGCATGTGCTGTGCCAAGGCCCACAGATCCTGCTGCTGCCAGAGGGAGCGCTGTCACCACGACTGGCCAGACCACAGAGGGACGAGCAGCGCCGTGCAGACTGCCTGCAG ATGATCCTGAACTGGACTGGGGCCAGGCTAGAGGGAGGCCAGTACGAGAAAGCTAATGTTAACGCCACCGACAACCACCACAGCACCTGTCTGCACTATGCTGCCGCTGCAGGCATGAAGAGCTGTGTGGAG CTGCTGATCCAGAGTGAGGCGGACCTTTTTGTGGAGGACGAAGACAAGCTGACGCCATGCGATCACGCCGAGCGGCACCACCACACCGAGCTGGCCCTCAGCCTGGAGTCGCAGATggttttctcctcctcttcagctcagcagtcacacacagacgcacacggTGAAACCAACCTGCTGCAGTACAAGGAG CCTTACGAGGGGTTGAAGATTCAGGATCTGCgcaggctgaaggacatgtTGATTGTAGAGACAGCCGACATGCTGCAAGCCCCCCTCTTCACTGCAGAGGCCCTGCTTCGAGCACATG ACTGGGACAGAGAAAAGCTTCTGGAAGCCTGGATGTCCGACGCTGAGGGCTGCTGCCAGCGCTCTGGTGTCACCATGCCGACCCCACCGCCTAGCGGGTACAACGCCTGGGACACCCTGCCCTCCCCCCGCACTCCTAGGACCCCACGCTCTCCCCTCACTCTCACTCTCACTTCTACCACCGACAGCTGCCTCACGCCTGGAGAGGAGGGCCTGGCCATG TGTGGAATCTGTCTCTGCTCCATCTCAGTCTTTGAGGACCCAGTGGACATGTCCTGTGGCCACGAGTTCTGCAGAGCCTGCTGGGAAGG GTTCCTCAATGTAAAGATTCAGGAGGGAGATGCTCATAATATCTTCTGTCCAGCATATGAGTGCTACCAGCTTGTGCCTGTGCATGTGATAGAGAGCGTTGTTTCCAGAGAGATGGACCAGCGCTATCTGCAGTTTGACATCAAG GCATTTGTGGAGaacaatccatccatccgttgGTGTCCTGCAGCTCGTTGCGAGCGGGCGGTGAGGCTGACCCGACCGGGCCCGGGGGACACTGACCCATCAAGCTTCCCCCTTctgccctcacctgctgttgATTGTGGAAAGGGTCACCTCTTCTGCTG GGAGTGCCTTGGCGAGGCCCACGAGCCATGTGATTGTCAGATGTGGAGGAACTGGCTCCAGAAAGTCACAGAGATGAAGCCTGAAGAGT TGGCAGGTGTGAGCGAGGCCTATGAGGATGCTGCTAACTGCCTGTGGCTGCTGACCAACTCCAAACCGTGTGCCAACTGCAAGTCTCCCATTCAGAAGAATGAGGGCTGCAACCACATGCAGTGTGCTAAG TGTAAGTATGACTTCTGTTGGATCTGTCTGGAGGAGTGGAAGAAACACAGCTCATCAACAGGTGGCTACTATCGCTGTACTCGCTATGAGGTCATCCAGCAACTTGAAGAGCAGTCCAAAGAGATGACTGTAGAG gcAGAAAAGAAGCACAAAAGTTTCCAGGAGCTGGACCGTTTCATGCACTACTACACTCGCTTCAAGAACCATGAACACAGTTACAAG ttggAACAAAAGCTGCTAAAAACGGCTAAAGAGAAGATGGAGCAGCTGAGCAGGGCCTTCATTAGCC GTGAAGGCACTCCCCCAGACACACGCTTCATTGAGGACGGCGTGACTGAGCTGCTGAAGACGCGGCGCGTGCTGAAGTGCTCTTACCCATACGGCTTCTTCCTCCAGCAAGGCAGCACCCAGAAAGAGATATTTGAACTCATGCAG ACTGACTTAGAGATGGTCGTAGAGGATCTGGCCCAGAAGGTCAACCGTCCGTACCTGAGGACGCCGTGCCATAAGATCATCAGCGCGGCCCGCCTGGTGCAGCAGAAGAGGCAGGAGTTCTTGGCATCAGTGGCCCGTGGCGTCGCTCCCAATGACTCTCCAGAGCCTCCTCGCAGGAA TTACCCTGGAGGATCGTGGGATTGGGAGTACCTTGGCTTTGCTTCTCCTGAG GATTATGCTGACATCCAGTACCGTCGCAGACACAGACCACGGCGCAGAGGAGACATGCTGAGTTTGCACAGCCTTAGAAGCAGCAGTAACACACCAGAGACCAGCAGGAGGAGTGACAACACAG TCTGTTCCAGTCGAAGCACCCAGAGCCATCGATCACTGGGATCAATTTGTAATCAAGCCACGCACAGCAGTCTGTGCTTTAATGTGACATTTCGTGTTTCAGAAGGCACGGAGAGGGGCGAGGGTCGCAGGAGAGCGCTCGGCTCGCTCGACGAAGACGATCCCAACATCCTTCTGGCCATCCAGCTGTCGCTGCAGGAGTCGCGCCGAGAACGAGGACTggagggagggatggagggGAGGGTGGATCAGGAGAGAAGAGCGGCTCCAGCGGGAGACCTGGTCGATGCTGTTTTACACTCTCTCAACACAGAGGGTCCTCCAGGAGCCAGAGGCTCATCCTTCCCCGCGTCCATCCTGGATCCTCCTCACCCGCCTAACAGGACAGACTCCACCTCCCAGCCTTGTGTATCCAGctccctccccctccctccgcctcctccctccctcagcgcagagctgctggagctgggAGACAGCCTTATGAAACTGGGGAGCATAACCACTCCTTACGACCTGGACACAAACACGCAGGAGCAGCTCAGCTCACaccacacatacatacacagtaCACATGCTGCTCCTTACACCACTGAACCTGCCTGCAGCAACCCCAGCAGCCACAGACAGGATCAGAGTGCACTGACTGCCCCATATGTGCTCGATCATATCACCATCACAGACCCTCGTTATGACAGCAAAGAGCAGACTTCCTGCCATTTGAGTGCATATTTAGCCAAGGCTGAGCACGCCGCCTCCTGCCTCCCCGCTCCAAACCCCGCACATCCTAGTTCCTATAGCCGGGAACATGCAGCCACGTACAACAGCAACCCTAAACCAGACAGCTCCTACAACCCCTGCCCCGAACACAGCAGCTCTTACACCGCAGAGCGCCCCGCTGCCTACGCCGTCGAACGTCCCCCTAAATCAGACCCCCAGCCCCCTACCCAGTTGTGCCTCCCATCTCCAGAGCTTGAGCCAGAGCTGCTGCTCTCACCAGTGATTCCCCCAGGGGGCCCTTTCACCCCCAGTGACCCTCAGAGCCTGGAGCCCTTGGACCCCACAGCCAGCGCTCAGCTGCTGGATAACATCATGGCCTGGTTTAACAACAACATAAACCCCCAGAATAACCCGCAGAGCCTGGCTCTCATCCCCTCCCCGCCCACCACAGAGACAGACTCCTCTCCCGACACACACACCGAGACTGAGAGCCAGACCTCCGCCCCCATCCGGCAGCCCCTGGAGGGCGAGTCGGAAGTAGGCAGAGGGTCGGCGACCGGCCCACCGGGAGCCGAGGGCGTGAAGACGTCGAGGCCGAGCACTCTGGAGCTGGAAAAAAGAGACGCTGGAGAAGAGGGTGTGGATGCAGGGTGTGTGGCTGACCTGTCGCTGGACGAAGCGCACACACACCCGCATTCACACTCCCAACATGGAAACAGTCCCGCACACACTGCCCCGGCAATGGAGAGAGACTCAGACCTCGTCCTTCAGTTAGAGGAGGACCGGTCACCTGAAGAGTGGACGGAGCAGGAACACCTAGTGTGA